The Corynebacterium pseudopelargi genome contains a region encoding:
- a CDS encoding dTMP kinase: MIVAIEGIDGAGKNTLVRALREQVDAEYLAFPRYEESIHAQLAQQALYGRMGDLSDSIYGMATLFALDRLGAKEQLHKAAASSKILLLDRYVASNAAYSVARAQDPNIAQWVAGLEFEQFGLPKPTLQVLLGTDVALAAKRAASREAEDASRVRDQYESDAGLQLRTAHAYANLAQQQWYSPWMVVDPAQQTSAVATAVLQALG; the protein is encoded by the coding sequence ATGATTGTTGCGATTGAGGGGATCGACGGCGCGGGCAAAAACACCCTTGTTCGCGCGCTGCGCGAACAAGTAGATGCCGAGTACCTGGCCTTTCCCCGCTACGAGGAATCCATCCACGCCCAACTGGCCCAGCAAGCCCTTTATGGGCGCATGGGTGATTTGAGCGACTCAATCTACGGCATGGCCACGCTATTTGCCCTCGATCGCCTCGGGGCAAAAGAGCAATTGCACAAGGCCGCAGCAAGCTCGAAGATCTTGCTGCTTGATCGCTATGTGGCCTCGAATGCCGCCTACTCGGTGGCGCGAGCTCAAGATCCAAACATTGCTCAGTGGGTGGCGGGTTTAGAGTTCGAGCAATTTGGGCTCCCTAAGCCCACCCTGCAGGTGCTGCTTGGCACCGATGTGGCATTGGCTGCAAAGCGCGCAGCCTCGCGTGAGGCAGAAGATGCAAGCCGTGTACGCGATCAATATGAATCGGATGCCGGCTTGCAGCTTCGCACTGCTCATGCCTACGCCAACTTGGCCCAACAGCAGTGGTATTCGCCGTGGATGGTGGTTGATCCAGCACAGCAAACAAGTGCTGTGGCCACCGCGGTGCTGCAGGCGCTGGGATAG